A section of the Saccharopolyspora gregorii genome encodes:
- a CDS encoding response regulator, which yields MTEPHVSVMVVDDHPMWRDGVSRDLAERGFEIRATSGDAVSALRIARTVRPDVVLMDLNLGDTSGVDASRQITQEIPGTRVLVLSASGEHSDVLEAVKAGASGYLVKSASVDELVDAVRRTAAGDAVFTAGLAGLVLGEYRRMAVSPGAESQAPQLTDRETEVLRQVAKGLTARQIANKLVISHRTVENHVQSTLRKLQLHNRVELARYAIEHGLDADGEAGAAPS from the coding sequence ATGACCGAGCCGCACGTGTCGGTGATGGTGGTCGACGACCACCCGATGTGGCGCGACGGGGTTTCGCGAGATCTCGCCGAACGCGGCTTCGAGATCCGCGCGACCAGCGGGGACGCGGTGTCCGCGCTGCGGATCGCGCGCACCGTGCGCCCGGACGTGGTCCTGATGGACCTGAACCTCGGCGACACCTCCGGCGTCGACGCGTCCCGGCAGATCACCCAGGAGATCCCCGGGACCCGGGTGCTGGTGCTGTCCGCGAGCGGGGAGCACAGCGACGTGCTGGAGGCGGTGAAGGCGGGCGCCTCCGGCTACCTGGTCAAGTCCGCCTCGGTGGACGAGCTGGTCGACGCCGTGCGCCGCACCGCGGCCGGGGACGCCGTGTTCACCGCCGGCCTGGCCGGGCTGGTGCTGGGCGAGTACCGGCGGATGGCGGTGTCACCGGGCGCCGAATCGCAGGCCCCGCAGCTCACCGACCGGGAGACCGAGGTGCTGCGGCAGGTGGCGAAGGGGCTCACCGCGCGGCAGATCGCGAACAAGCTGGTCATCTCGCACCGCACCGTGGAGAACCACGTGCAGTCCACGCTGCGCAAGCTGCAGCTGCACAACCGGGTCGAGCTGGCCCGCTACGCCATCGAGCACGGCCTCGACGCCGACGGCGAAGCGGGCGCCGCGCCGAGCTGA
- a CDS encoding DUF4232 domain-containing protein, protein MLSTAKFRRVATATALSALVGGGALLTAGAAAAADAPEYPWCTPGDLDVSVAEGHAPDDGRLFAITFAAKPGVSCEVEGAPSSLIFFDGEAQQPVEVISPEPGSAQRYTIDEQHPGVAYVSAPAESSDPTPVTTAQFNLPQGGGINVDWPSAIDGPLHLGNIGPAVS, encoded by the coding sequence ATGCTCAGCACCGCGAAGTTCCGCCGCGTCGCCACCGCCACCGCGCTCAGCGCCCTGGTCGGCGGAGGTGCGCTGCTCACCGCGGGCGCGGCAGCCGCCGCGGACGCCCCCGAGTACCCCTGGTGCACGCCGGGTGACCTGGACGTCTCGGTGGCGGAGGGCCACGCGCCGGACGACGGGCGGCTGTTCGCGATCACCTTCGCGGCGAAGCCGGGGGTGTCCTGCGAGGTCGAGGGCGCGCCGTCGTCCCTGATCTTCTTCGACGGAGAGGCGCAGCAGCCCGTCGAGGTGATCAGCCCCGAGCCGGGTTCCGCGCAGCGGTACACGATCGACGAGCAGCACCCCGGCGTCGCCTACGTGTCCGCCCCGGCGGAGTCCTCCGATCCGACCCCGGTCACGACGGCCCAGTTCAACCTGCCCCAGGGCGGCGGGATCAACGTCGATTGGCCGAGCGCCATCGACGGCCCCCTCCACCTCGGCAACATCGGCCCCGCGGTCAGCTGA
- a CDS encoding phosphoenolpyruvate--protein phosphotransferase — MSLFTGVGVSSGRASGPVARVAEALPEPAATPAPADAAAEARRIRPAAEAVANRLFERAGVVGGEAKAVLETTAAMALDPALLSQAEQLVTNNALPAPRAVHEAANGFADALRNAGGYLAERVRDIHDVRDRVIAELLGATPPGVPDLDRPSVLLARDLAPADTADLDPRLVLALVTEEGGPTSHTAILARALGIPAVVAARGILAAAPVVGVLVDGDTGSVETSGEPVRTRAAERGRGVDWNGAGGTADGHAVSIVANVGSAADARLAVEAGAQGVGLFRTEFCYLGADEEPDVRTQRAAYAEVLSPFEGRPVVVRTLDAGADKPLSFLDMGTEPNPALGVRGLRVCFERPGVLDRQLEAIAGAEQDSGAKVSVMAPMVATADEAAWFADRVRAAGLGRAGVMIEVPAAALTADEVLDAVDFVSVGTNDLAQYVFAADRMSGALAGLNDPWQPALLRLVALIGQAGHRLGKPVGVCGEAASDPLLAGVLAGLGVSSLSMGAAAVPAVGSALAAHPLVAYQKAAEEAKNAPNAARAREAAFATLQ, encoded by the coding sequence ATGTCGCTGTTCACTGGTGTCGGAGTCAGCTCCGGCCGAGCATCCGGCCCGGTCGCCAGGGTCGCCGAAGCCCTCCCCGAACCGGCCGCGACCCCGGCGCCCGCCGACGCCGCGGCCGAAGCGCGCCGGATCCGCCCGGCCGCCGAAGCCGTCGCGAACCGGCTGTTCGAACGTGCCGGAGTCGTCGGGGGCGAAGCCAAGGCCGTGCTGGAGACCACCGCCGCCATGGCGCTGGATCCGGCGCTGCTGTCCCAAGCCGAACAACTGGTCACCAACAACGCGCTCCCCGCGCCGCGCGCCGTGCACGAAGCCGCCAACGGCTTCGCCGATGCGCTGCGCAACGCGGGCGGCTACCTCGCCGAACGCGTCCGGGACATTCACGACGTGCGGGACCGCGTCATCGCCGAACTGCTCGGCGCCACCCCGCCGGGCGTGCCCGACCTGGACCGGCCGAGCGTGCTGCTCGCCCGCGACCTCGCGCCGGCCGACACCGCCGACCTCGACCCGCGGCTGGTGCTCGCGCTGGTCACCGAGGAGGGCGGCCCCACCAGCCACACCGCGATCCTGGCCCGCGCGCTCGGCATCCCCGCCGTCGTCGCGGCCCGCGGCATCCTCGCCGCGGCGCCCGTCGTCGGCGTGCTCGTCGACGGCGACACCGGCAGCGTCGAGACGTCCGGCGAACCGGTGCGCACCCGGGCCGCCGAGCGCGGGCGGGGCGTGGACTGGAACGGCGCCGGCGGCACCGCCGACGGGCACGCCGTGTCCATCGTCGCCAACGTCGGGTCCGCCGCTGACGCGCGGCTCGCGGTGGAGGCCGGGGCGCAGGGCGTCGGCCTGTTCCGCACCGAGTTCTGCTACCTCGGCGCCGACGAGGAACCCGACGTGCGCACCCAGCGCGCCGCCTACGCCGAAGTGCTGTCCCCGTTCGAGGGCAGGCCGGTCGTCGTGCGGACCCTCGACGCGGGCGCCGACAAACCGCTGTCCTTCCTGGACATGGGCACCGAGCCGAACCCGGCGCTCGGCGTCCGCGGGCTGCGGGTCTGCTTCGAGCGGCCCGGCGTGCTGGACCGGCAGCTGGAGGCCATCGCCGGGGCCGAGCAGGACTCCGGCGCGAAGGTCTCGGTGATGGCGCCGATGGTCGCCACCGCCGACGAGGCCGCCTGGTTCGCCGACCGGGTGCGCGCCGCGGGCCTCGGCCGGGCCGGCGTGATGATCGAGGTCCCGGCCGCCGCGCTCACCGCCGACGAAGTGCTCGACGCCGTCGACTTCGTCAGCGTCGGCACCAACGACCTCGCGCAGTACGTGTTCGCCGCCGACCGCATGTCCGGCGCGCTCGCCGGCCTCAACGACCCGTGGCAACCGGCGCTGCTGCGGCTGGTCGCGCTGATCGGGCAGGCCGGGCACCGGCTCGGCAAGCCCGTCGGCGTCTGCGGCGAGGCCGCGTCCGACCCGCTGCTGGCGGGCGTGCTCGCCGGGCTCGGCGTCAGCAGCCTGTCGATGGGGGCCGCCGCGGTGCCCGCCGTCGGCTCCGCCCTCGCCGCCCATCCGCTGGTGGCGTACCAGAAGGCCGCGGAGGAGGCGAAGAACGCCCCGAACGCGGCCCGCGCCCGCGAAGCCGCGTTCGCCACCCTGCAGTGA
- a CDS encoding acyl-CoA dehydrogenase family protein: protein MDIPKTPARFDATELATLLDGRWAGVRAKVREALEGTELPPGDHLDTEAHRAQTLEQLHLLVKSGIPEIGFPVAQGGRGDVGGSVVSLEMLAGNLSLMVKSGVQWGLFGGAVQALGTERHHERYLPSIMNLDLPGCFAMTETGHGSDVQHLRTTATYDPATEEFVVHTPHESARKEYIGNAARDGRMAVVFAQLITGGERHGVHALLVPLRDEQGAPMPGVHLSDCGRKAGLNGVDNGRITFDQVRVPRESLLNRYGDVAADGTYSSPIESTGKRFFTMLGTLIRGRISVAGTAGSTAKLALEIALRYATARRQFDRPGTSEETVVLDYLAHQRKLLPALAKSYALHFAQEQLVQTLHDVSVSGDERAQRELESRAAGLKAVTTWHATHTIQTAREACGGAGYLAENQLPQLKADTDVFTTFEGDNTVLLQLVAKGLLTDYKDQFDELGTVGMARFVADQFVGTVIERTAAKSLVQRLIDAARDDEDAVFDRGWQLKLFDERERHVLDGLARRLRRAAGKDADPFAVFNNAQDHVLRAARVHIDRVVLEAFVAGVERCSDPATAQLLERVCDLYVLSTIEEDRGWFLEHERITPRRAKAVTEAVNGLCQGLRPHAVELVEAFGLPRQWLTAPIATGAEHARQDAQRAHDRTLG from the coding sequence ATGGACATCCCGAAGACCCCCGCCCGGTTCGACGCGACCGAACTGGCGACGCTGCTCGACGGGCGCTGGGCTGGAGTCCGCGCCAAGGTGCGCGAAGCCCTGGAGGGCACCGAACTCCCGCCCGGCGACCACCTCGACACCGAGGCCCACCGCGCGCAGACCCTCGAACAGCTGCACCTGCTGGTCAAGAGCGGCATCCCCGAGATCGGCTTCCCCGTCGCGCAAGGCGGCCGGGGCGACGTCGGCGGCTCCGTCGTCTCGCTGGAGATGCTCGCCGGGAACCTGTCGCTGATGGTCAAGTCCGGTGTGCAGTGGGGCCTGTTCGGCGGCGCGGTGCAGGCGCTCGGCACCGAGCGCCACCACGAGCGCTACCTGCCCTCGATCATGAACCTGGACCTGCCCGGCTGCTTCGCGATGACCGAGACCGGTCACGGATCGGACGTGCAGCACCTGCGCACCACCGCCACCTACGACCCGGCGACCGAAGAGTTCGTCGTGCACACCCCGCACGAATCGGCGCGCAAGGAGTACATCGGCAACGCCGCCCGCGACGGGCGGATGGCGGTGGTGTTCGCCCAGCTCATCACCGGCGGCGAGCGGCACGGCGTGCACGCGCTGCTGGTACCGCTCCGCGACGAGCAGGGCGCGCCGATGCCCGGCGTGCACCTGTCCGACTGCGGTCGCAAGGCCGGGCTCAACGGGGTCGACAACGGCCGGATCACCTTCGACCAGGTGCGGGTGCCGCGCGAATCGCTGCTCAACCGCTACGGCGACGTGGCCGCCGACGGCACCTACAGCAGCCCGATCGAGAGCACCGGCAAGCGGTTCTTCACCATGCTCGGCACGCTCATCCGCGGCCGGATCTCGGTGGCGGGGACGGCGGGCAGCACCGCGAAGCTCGCGCTGGAGATCGCGCTGCGCTACGCGACCGCGCGCAGGCAGTTCGACCGCCCGGGCACCTCGGAGGAGACCGTGGTGCTCGACTACCTCGCCCACCAGCGCAAGCTGCTGCCGGCGCTGGCGAAGTCCTACGCGCTGCACTTCGCGCAGGAGCAGCTGGTGCAGACGCTGCACGACGTCTCGGTCTCCGGCGACGAGCGGGCGCAGCGCGAGCTGGAGTCCCGCGCGGCCGGGCTCAAGGCGGTGACCACCTGGCACGCCACGCACACCATCCAGACCGCGCGCGAGGCCTGCGGCGGCGCCGGCTACCTGGCGGAGAACCAGCTGCCGCAGCTCAAGGCGGACACCGACGTGTTCACCACCTTCGAGGGCGACAACACGGTGCTGCTGCAGCTGGTCGCGAAGGGACTGCTCACCGATTACAAGGACCAGTTCGACGAGCTCGGCACCGTCGGCATGGCCCGCTTCGTCGCCGACCAGTTCGTCGGCACCGTCATCGAGCGCACCGCGGCGAAGTCGCTGGTGCAGCGCCTGATCGACGCGGCGCGGGACGACGAGGACGCGGTGTTCGACCGCGGCTGGCAGCTGAAGCTGTTCGACGAGCGCGAGCGGCACGTGCTCGACGGGCTCGCCCGCAGGCTGCGCCGCGCCGCGGGCAAGGACGCCGACCCGTTCGCGGTGTTCAACAACGCCCAGGACCACGTGCTGCGGGCGGCGCGGGTGCACATCGACCGGGTCGTGCTGGAGGCGTTCGTCGCCGGTGTCGAGCGGTGCTCCGACCCGGCGACGGCGCAGCTGCTGGAGCGGGTGTGCGACCTGTACGTGCTCAGCACGATCGAGGAGGACCGCGGCTGGTTCCTGGAGCACGAGCGGATCACGCCGCGGCGCGCGAAGGCGGTGACCGAGGCGGTGAACGGGCTCTGCCAGGGCCTGCGGCCGCACGCCGTCGAGCTGGTGGAGGCGTTCGGCCTGCCCCGCCAGTGGCTGACGGCGCCGATCGCGACGGGCGCGGAGCACGCGCGGCAGGACGCGCAGCGCGCGCACGACCGCACCCTCGGCTGA
- the macS gene encoding MacS family sensor histidine kinase, translating into MSKNTAPQGVRVADGRSPLWRAHNFFRSVGLGYAVLWFAIQFPAYQRPALAVVEILVMIGWTVFTVWRFRRREGRTNALVLADQVLISVLFLGNELIMTEEQMRQLAPSVITMWQPSMVTLAGVQWGWIGGGISGAVSALINFAIRDVYAPLMFQDAVLLIGAGLLFGLAADTARRSTERLSQALRAEAATAERERLARSIHDSVLQVLARVRNRGVELGGEAAELARLAGEQEIALRSLVATAPPEHDAEGEVDLVARLQVLRTGKVQVSVPATDVRLPEPMGSDVLLIVREALENVDRHAGPDARAWVLLEELPDEIVISVRDDGPGIAAGRLAEAAAEGRMGVAQSIRGRVRHLGGTISLDTTPGEGTEWEIRLPHPHPAPAGAGGRARSVAEKMFPRRTAPAAPLAADPDRSDDRDADPAPRGGGEG; encoded by the coding sequence ATGTCGAAGAACACCGCGCCGCAAGGCGTCCGGGTGGCCGATGGGCGCTCGCCGTTGTGGCGCGCGCACAACTTCTTCCGCTCCGTAGGACTCGGGTACGCGGTGCTGTGGTTCGCGATCCAGTTCCCCGCCTACCAGCGCCCGGCCCTCGCGGTCGTCGAGATCCTCGTCATGATCGGCTGGACCGTGTTCACCGTGTGGCGGTTCCGGCGGCGGGAGGGCCGGACGAACGCGCTGGTGCTCGCGGACCAGGTGCTGATCTCGGTGCTGTTCCTCGGCAACGAGCTGATCATGACCGAAGAGCAGATGCGGCAACTGGCGCCGTCGGTCATCACCATGTGGCAGCCGTCGATGGTGACGCTGGCCGGCGTGCAGTGGGGCTGGATCGGCGGCGGGATCTCCGGCGCGGTCTCCGCTCTGATCAACTTCGCGATCCGGGACGTCTACGCGCCGCTGATGTTCCAGGACGCGGTGTTGCTGATCGGGGCGGGCCTGCTGTTCGGGCTGGCCGCGGACACCGCCCGCCGCTCCACCGAGCGGCTCAGCCAGGCGCTGCGCGCCGAGGCCGCGACCGCCGAGCGGGAACGGCTCGCCCGCTCCATCCACGACAGCGTGCTGCAGGTGCTGGCGCGGGTGCGCAACCGCGGCGTCGAGCTCGGCGGGGAGGCCGCCGAACTCGCCCGGCTCGCCGGGGAGCAGGAGATCGCACTCCGCTCGCTGGTCGCCACCGCTCCGCCCGAGCACGACGCGGAGGGCGAGGTGGACCTCGTCGCCCGGCTCCAGGTGCTGCGCACCGGCAAGGTGCAGGTGTCCGTCCCCGCCACCGACGTGCGGCTGCCCGAGCCGATGGGCTCCGACGTGCTGCTGATCGTGCGGGAGGCGCTGGAGAACGTGGATCGGCACGCGGGCCCGGATGCCCGCGCTTGGGTCTTGCTCGAAGAGCTGCCGGACGAGATCGTGATCAGCGTCCGGGACGACGGCCCGGGCATCGCCGCGGGCAGGCTGGCCGAAGCCGCCGCGGAAGGCCGGATGGGCGTGGCCCAGTCCATCCGCGGCCGCGTCCGGCACCTGGGCGGCACGATCTCCCTGGACACCACCCCGGGAGAAGGCACCGAGTGGGAGATCCGGTTACCGCATCCGCACCCGGCCCCGGCGGGGGCGGGCGGACGCGCGAGATCGGTGGCCGAGAAGATGTTCCCCCGGCGGACGGCGCCCGCCGCGCCGCTCGCCGCGGACCCGGACCGATCGGACGACCGGGATGCCGACCCGGCACCGCGCGGAGGAGGAGAAGGATGA
- a CDS encoding glutaredoxin domain-containing protein, with protein sequence MGAAELIVYTRPGCPFCTSLRAGLRRQGLEYRDVDIWQEQDAAAVVRSIADGNETVPTVVLGDWTAVNPSAGQVLDAVREHAPELLPDRKPGPVEGTLNALGLKRDR encoded by the coding sequence ATGGGCGCCGCGGAGCTGATCGTCTACACCAGGCCGGGTTGCCCGTTCTGCACGTCGCTGCGGGCTGGCCTGCGGCGCCAGGGCCTGGAGTACCGGGACGTCGACATCTGGCAGGAGCAGGACGCGGCCGCGGTGGTCCGCTCGATCGCCGACGGCAACGAGACGGTGCCGACGGTCGTGCTGGGCGACTGGACGGCGGTGAACCCGTCGGCGGGGCAGGTGCTGGACGCGGTGCGCGAGCACGCCCCCGAGCTGCTGCCGGACCGCAAGCCCGGTCCCGTCGAAGGCACCTTGAACGCCCTGGGCCTGAAGCGGGATCGCTGA
- a CDS encoding DUF2339 domain-containing protein, giving the protein MANWTARQGTRLLAWAGAAITLLGVVLLMVMAVQHGWIGPVGRTAGGAALGAVLLGCAFQVRRRSTAAAGAFALAATGIAVLYLDVLAATALYEFLPAPAGLAAALVLALLGLWLADRWRSQALAAGVVLGCALCAPLLFGPVPAEPATTALLTGFLVVLKVAAMPVQVRRSWRGLTAASAVPAVLAAVVADGHALLAGDPWPATAAALAVTSAGVALAVVTARHRPRDPLAIALLVAAGAPTLLVAPLLDRWSALGVLVLVAAAQGAVWAGGLASAVPRVLGTVAGGMAALTAFQATLLVAGGSGRSLGLLAEAVLLALLAHRLRGRGLLLGAALFGTAGTLLALVAEVPPTSFLLFPAGPFAAGSTSAVLSGAVAFLLIGAAAASTTWSAVRLGVLAASPRAVLPAALGVLYGGSGAVLALSLLVVPGPAGFLAGHALITVSWLATALLALLRGIRSVSARVTGFVLVGAALAKLLLFDLAALSGLVRVLAFLAAGLLLLAGGTRYARLVGEREERATA; this is encoded by the coding sequence ATGGCGAACTGGACCGCTCGGCAGGGCACCCGGCTGCTCGCCTGGGCCGGGGCCGCGATCACGCTGCTGGGCGTCGTGCTGCTCATGGTCATGGCCGTGCAGCACGGCTGGATCGGACCGGTCGGCCGGACCGCGGGCGGCGCCGCCCTGGGCGCGGTGCTGCTCGGCTGCGCGTTCCAGGTGCGGCGGCGCTCGACCGCGGCCGCCGGGGCGTTCGCGCTGGCCGCCACCGGCATCGCCGTGCTCTACCTGGACGTGCTGGCCGCGACCGCGCTCTACGAGTTCCTGCCCGCGCCGGCCGGGCTCGCCGCCGCCCTGGTGCTCGCGCTGCTCGGGTTGTGGCTGGCCGACCGCTGGCGCTCGCAGGCCCTCGCGGCCGGCGTGGTGCTGGGCTGCGCGCTGTGCGCGCCGCTGCTGTTCGGCCCGGTGCCGGCGGAACCCGCCACCACCGCGCTGCTCACCGGGTTCCTCGTCGTGCTCAAGGTCGCCGCGATGCCGGTGCAGGTGCGCCGGTCCTGGCGCGGGCTCACCGCCGCCTCCGCGGTCCCGGCGGTGCTGGCCGCGGTCGTCGCCGACGGCCACGCGCTGCTCGCGGGCGACCCGTGGCCCGCGACGGCGGCCGCGCTGGCGGTGACCTCCGCGGGAGTCGCGCTCGCCGTGGTCACCGCGCGCCACCGCCCGCGCGACCCGCTCGCGATCGCGCTGCTCGTCGCCGCCGGGGCCCCGACCCTGCTCGTCGCACCGCTGCTGGACCGCTGGTCCGCGTTGGGGGTGCTGGTGCTCGTCGCCGCGGCGCAGGGCGCGGTGTGGGCCGGTGGCCTGGCGAGCGCGGTGCCCCGGGTGCTCGGCACCGTCGCGGGCGGGATGGCCGCGCTGACCGCGTTCCAGGCGACGCTGCTGGTCGCCGGTGGTTCCGGCCGGTCGCTGGGGCTGCTCGCGGAGGCGGTGCTGCTGGCGCTGCTCGCGCACCGGTTGCGCGGCAGGGGACTGCTGCTGGGCGCCGCGTTGTTCGGCACCGCCGGAACGCTGCTCGCGCTGGTCGCCGAGGTGCCGCCGACGTCGTTCCTGCTGTTCCCCGCCGGGCCCTTCGCGGCCGGTTCGACCTCGGCGGTGCTCTCCGGTGCGGTCGCGTTCCTGCTGATCGGCGCCGCCGCCGCGAGCACGACCTGGTCCGCGGTCCGGTTGGGCGTGCTGGCGGCGAGCCCGCGCGCGGTGCTGCCCGCGGCCCTCGGCGTGCTCTACGGCGGGAGCGGCGCGGTGCTGGCGCTGAGCCTGCTGGTGGTGCCCGGCCCGGCCGGGTTCCTCGCCGGGCACGCCCTGATCACCGTCTCCTGGCTGGCGACCGCGCTGCTGGCGCTGCTGCGCGGGATCCGCTCGGTGTCCGCGCGCGTCACCGGCTTCGTGCTGGTCGGGGCCGCGCTGGCGAAGCTGCTGCTGTTCGACCTGGCGGCGCTGTCCGGGTTGGTGCGGGTGCTGGCGTTCCTCGCCGCCGGGCTCCTGCTGCTGGCCGGGGGTACCCGCTACGCGCGGCTGGTCGGGGAGCGCGAGGAGCGGGCCACCGCGTGA
- a CDS encoding AfsR/SARP family transcriptional regulator — protein MSEGPARPIPLPRPQAAPRLQLTLLGGWSLHCDGAGVAVSSNGQRLLALLALRGRTQRDLVAGTLWPGNDDQSALANLRTTLWRVRRRVQGAIVGGGPEIGLGEQVSVDVHELTSTGQRLLRQEPVADWAAIGHTLARQDQLLPGWYEDWVLAERERLQQLQVHALEIAAERLVQSSQLATALEVAQAATVVEPFRETAHCAVVEVLLKQSNPAQALRHYRRYEQLLDRELGIEPSRRLRELVRPVLGDHVRA, from the coding sequence ATGAGCGAGGGACCTGCGCGCCCGATCCCGCTCCCGAGACCGCAAGCCGCGCCGCGGCTGCAGCTGACCCTGCTGGGCGGGTGGTCGCTGCACTGCGACGGCGCGGGAGTGGCCGTTTCCAGCAACGGGCAGCGCCTGCTGGCGCTGCTGGCGCTGCGCGGGCGGACGCAGCGCGACCTCGTGGCGGGCACGCTGTGGCCGGGCAACGACGACCAGAGCGCGCTGGCGAACCTGCGGACCACCCTGTGGCGGGTGCGCAGGCGGGTGCAGGGGGCGATCGTCGGCGGGGGGCCGGAGATCGGGCTGGGGGAGCAGGTGTCGGTGGACGTGCACGAGCTGACGTCCACGGGGCAGCGGCTGCTGCGGCAGGAACCGGTGGCCGACTGGGCGGCGATCGGCCACACCCTCGCCCGCCAGGACCAGCTGCTGCCCGGTTGGTACGAGGACTGGGTGCTGGCCGAGCGGGAGCGCCTGCAGCAGTTGCAGGTGCACGCGCTGGAGATCGCCGCGGAGCGGCTGGTGCAGTCGAGCCAGCTGGCGACCGCGCTGGAAGTGGCGCAGGCGGCGACCGTCGTCGAACCGTTCCGCGAGACCGCGCACTGCGCGGTGGTCGAAGTGCTGCTCAAGCAGTCGAACCCGGCGCAGGCCCTGCGCCACTACCGGCGGTACGAGCAGCTGCTGGACCGGGAGCTGGGGATCGAGCCGTCGCGGCGGCTGCGGGAGCTGGTGCGCCCGGTGCTCGGCGACCACGTGCGGGCCTGA
- a CDS encoding TetR/AcrR family transcriptional regulator: MTSQGTRRERIRAATDLEIREHARALLIAQGRDAVTLRAIARELGITAPALYRYYDSREDLLRRLGDDICTDLVDELNERLEQVDPADFRGKLNAVCHGFRRWALAHPKEFALVFATRSDETGEPGASARGDGSDDRFAGVFMSVIGPLMVEATTLVRHDAAPADLQAELAANQRALAHAFAEDVPESAYDTDAVFVLLRWWVRLYGHVALEVFGRFPFALVNSDRLYESQLDELAAEIGIV; this comes from the coding sequence ATGACGAGCCAGGGCACCCGGCGCGAACGCATCCGTGCGGCCACCGATCTGGAGATCCGCGAACACGCGCGCGCCCTGCTCATCGCGCAGGGGCGGGACGCGGTGACGTTGCGCGCCATCGCCCGCGAGCTCGGCATCACCGCGCCCGCGCTGTACCGCTACTACGACTCGCGGGAAGACCTGCTGCGCAGGCTCGGCGACGACATCTGCACCGACCTGGTCGACGAGCTCAACGAACGGCTGGAGCAGGTGGACCCGGCCGATTTCCGCGGCAAGCTCAACGCGGTCTGCCACGGGTTCCGCCGCTGGGCGCTCGCCCACCCGAAGGAGTTCGCGCTGGTGTTCGCCACGCGGTCCGACGAGACCGGCGAACCGGGTGCGTCGGCGCGCGGCGACGGCTCGGACGACCGGTTCGCCGGGGTGTTCATGAGCGTCATCGGGCCGCTCATGGTCGAAGCGACCACGCTCGTGCGGCACGACGCCGCGCCCGCCGACCTGCAGGCCGAGCTCGCCGCCAACCAGCGGGCCCTCGCGCACGCCTTCGCCGAGGACGTCCCCGAGAGCGCCTACGACACCGATGCGGTGTTCGTGCTGCTGCGCTGGTGGGTGCGGTTGTACGGGCACGTGGCGCTGGAGGTGTTCGGGCGGTTCCCGTTCGCGCTGGTCAACTCGGACCGCTTGTACGAGTCGCAGCTCGACGAGCTGGCCGCGGAGATCGGCATCGTCTGA
- a CDS encoding CAP domain-containing protein: MALGAGIAVPAQAFAADTGQQQRVVELVNEQRANAGCGPVTADQRLAEAATGHSSDMATRGYFSHTTPEGVTFDQRIKKAGHPSPGAENIAQGQRSAEQVMDAWMKSDGHKRNILNCSLKSIGVGIDDGGSTWTQDFGY; this comes from the coding sequence GTGGCGCTCGGGGCCGGGATCGCGGTTCCGGCCCAAGCGTTCGCCGCCGACACCGGGCAGCAGCAGCGCGTCGTCGAGCTGGTGAACGAACAGCGGGCGAACGCCGGTTGCGGGCCGGTCACCGCGGACCAGCGGCTCGCCGAAGCCGCCACCGGGCACAGCTCCGACATGGCCACCCGCGGCTACTTCTCGCACACCACGCCGGAAGGCGTCACCTTCGACCAGCGGATCAAGAAGGCCGGCCACCCGTCCCCCGGCGCCGAGAACATCGCCCAAGGGCAGCGCAGCGCCGAACAGGTCATGGACGCCTGGATGAAGTCCGACGGGCACAAGCGCAACATCCTGAACTGCTCGCTCAAGAGCATCGGCGTCGGCATCGACGACGGCGGCTCGACCTGGACCCAGGACTTCGGCTACTGA